The segment TTCAAATCATAAACTATTTATATAAACTTTCTGAATTGAATCTCTTTATAAAACTTGCTTATACTGAAGTCATATGTATACTTATCAAATGACTATCCATTCAAATCCTAGTGTTTATCATTAAAATCACATTGATTTATTTGAAGATTAATTAATGAAAGGCTTAGTTTACCTGGTTAGGAAGGGGGACCTTTATGCAATAGGACATGCTAAAAATATTGAAGATATTAATAAAAGAATCAAACCGGATCAAATAATAGAGACTTTATATCTAGAAGACCCGCAAAACTTGGAAGCTAGGTTGTTTAGAAGATACAAAAAAAATAGATTGCCTGAATCTGCTTATTTTAGTCTAACTAATAGTCAGGTTGTAGATTGCAAAAAGCAACTAGGTACTAGATCACAAATACCTAAAAGTTTAGCTGCTGAATTTTCAATTAGCTTTACAGGATCTATCTTGATATTCATCTTAGTATTTCTTATATCTAATTATTTTAAACTTGGTTTTCTTCTAGAACTTTCTATATCACTTGCTATTGGCTCCTTGCCTTTCTGGCTTTTATTAATACTTGGTAATTTTGGAGGGTATGAAACATCAGATCTACCTTTGTTTTCCTCATGGGCAAATCGCACCAAGGCTCTTTCTTTGGCTGCTTTAATTACTGCTCTTGCATATTTGCTTCTATCTTTGTCGTTTCGCTACTGATCAGATTTTATTTTACCGACGTTTTATTGAATTTTTAACTACTTTAAACAAGTACTTGAAAAACTTAAATATCTAGATATAAATAGATTAATATTTTTTTTAAATCGATGAATATTGCTAGCTATCTTAAATTTATAGAACCTATTCAAGATCAGCTTTCAGGTGTGTACTCCACTGCAACACTTTTAATATCGATATTCTTAATTCTTTGGTTTTTAAACTTTGTTATTACTTTGATTTCAAGAATTTTTATAATAGGCAAAACAGTTGGTGGCTTTTATCGTAGTTATGTTCACAAATACATTAGATCAATTATATTTAACATTACTAATCTAATTTCGTTACGAAGATCGGTGCAGTGAATTGATTATTATAGGATTTCATGATTACAATTAACAGCAACTTCGAAAGGGACACAAGTATTTGGTAGCTTTAAAATTGTTGAAACTATTGAAGCAATATCTTCAGGTTGAGTCATTTCTTCTTTGGAAATGCTTTTAACGTTACTAGCCATATCAGTATTTACCCATCCAGGACATATTGCGGTAACTCTAAGACCTTTATCCCAACCTTCATTTCTTATCGTTTGGCAAAGACCCATTAATGCAAACTTAGTTGTTGTATAGCCAGCCAAGTTGCTTTTCGATCTTTTCCCGCTCATTGATACTAAAGTAATTATTCTTGGATTTTGACTATTCATTAAATACTTCCAAGAACTTTTAGTTAGAAACCATGGAGCCATTACGTTAACTTTCCAAAGCTCTTCAATTTCTTTTTCTCTTTCTTCAGCATAATTTAACTCTGTATTATAAAATTTTCCAGCACAATGAATGATGGTATCTATACTTCCAAAACTATTGTTTGTCTGTTCAATCCACTTTATCGCACTATCTTTATCTATAGCATTATATTTGTGAATTAAAATTCTATTTGAATCATTTAAAAGAGGGTCAAGCTTTGTATTACTTACCTGCTCAGTCTCTCTTAGCCCTAAACTTATATAGTGTCCATCATTAAAACTTTGCTCTGCAATCTTTCTACCTATACCTCTACTCGCTCCTGTAATTAGAATCTTTCTCAACTTTTTATATACTTGGGTTTAGGAATTTTAATAGAAGCTTAACTTCCCTACCTTTCATTTCAAATAATCCCCACTTTACATTTAATGGAGCCTTTTTAAACATAGTCCACATCGCTTCTACAAGTTCACCCAATGTTAATGAATTTGTCAAGAAACCATACCATTGGCTTTTTGATAGGCTAAAGAAACCATCGAAGAATTGTCTAAGTTGAGATTCTTTAAATCGCATTAACTTTTCCAAGCCAAATTGATATAAAGCTTGCTTCCTCCTTAAATCTTTGGGCCATAAAGCTTCCCATCCATGCTTTGCTATTAATGCAGGAGAATTCTCTTTATCATTCATTGCTAATGAAATCGCTTTGGCAACATCCGGAGCTCTTCTTAATAAAGCTCCTACTAAATAGCCAGAAGCAGGGTGAACCATACCAGCTGCACCCCCAAAGCCGAGAATTGGTTGTTTCAGGTCAGGTATTGGGATATTCATTGGAAGAAATAGACCATGTTCTTCATGCTCTATTTCTTTAATTTTTATACCCTTATGGCTAAGGCGCTTTTCCAGCCTGGCTTTAAGAGTTTCCAAAGAGACTGGAGGA is part of the Prochlorococcus marinus str. MIT 0919 genome and harbors:
- a CDS encoding GIY-YIG nuclease family protein, with the translated sequence MKGLVYLVRKGDLYAIGHAKNIEDINKRIKPDQIIETLYLEDPQNLEARLFRRYKKNRLPESAYFSLTNSQVVDCKKQLGTRSQIPKSLAAEFSISFTGSILIFILVFLISNYFKLGFLLELSISLAIGSLPFWLLLILGNFGGYETSDLPLFSSWANRTKALSLAALITALAYLLLSLSFRY
- a CDS encoding SDR family NAD(P)-dependent oxidoreductase codes for the protein MRKILITGASRGIGRKIAEQSFNDGHYISLGLRETEQVSNTKLDPLLNDSNRILIHKYNAIDKDSAIKWIEQTNNSFGSIDTIIHCAGKFYNTELNYAEEREKEIEELWKVNVMAPWFLTKSSWKYLMNSQNPRIITLVSMSGKRSKSNLAGYTTTKFALMGLCQTIRNEGWDKGLRVTAICPGWVNTDMASNVKSISKEEMTQPEDIASIVSTILKLPNTCVPFEVAVNCNHEIL